In Sparus aurata unplaced genomic scaffold, fSpaAur1.1, whole genome shotgun sequence, the genomic stretch AAGATTTAAACTCCCTCTGCGTCTCGTCTTACATCGTCTGTCACCTTTTACATTTGgtgtcagtgtttctctgaacacacagacactgaagtCTGAAGCTGAAGCACCTCAGTTGTGTtcagcagccagaaactctcccagcagctgctgctgtgtttaacATGACGTCACGTCAGTCAAAGATTTAATATAAAGATTTCAATCCACACACTTCTTGATCCTCAGGTTGGTCCATATCCTCAAGACATTTAAGGAAACAAACATTCACATCATGATCATGTGTTGCTTCAATATACACATTTCCTCTGCATCCCCACAcgtccctccatccctccatcacttccctccatccctccgtcacgtccctccatccctccgtcACGTTCCTCCGTCACGTCCCTCCATCCCTCAGTCAcgtccctccatccctccgtcGCGTCCCTCCAtcccatccctccatccctccgtcATGTCCCTCCAtcccatccctccatccctccgtcATATCCCTCCATCCCTTGTCACGTTCCTCCACCAcgtccctccatccctctgtcacgtccctccatccctccgtcacgtccctccatccctccgtcatgtccctccatccctccatcccatccctccatcccatccctccatccctccgtcATATCCCTCCATCCCTCGTCACGTTCCTCCACCAcgtccctccatccctctgtcacgtccctccatccctccgtcatgtccctccatccctccatcccatccctccatcccatccctccatccctccgtcACGTCCCTCCATCACGTTCCTCCATCCCTCCGTcacatccctccatccctcagtcacgtccctccatccctccgtcACATCCCTCCACATGTTAATCTGTAGATGTCGTTCCGTCAGAACTCTGTACTTCGTTACTTTGTGGGTTACTTCATGACTTTAGATATTACTCCGACTCTGTTCAGTGCTTTGTTCATTACTCAGTATCTCAGTCTGTGACTCCGgacgttattctgttttactCAAACTTAACAACTGATTTCTAGAAGTACAGAAATGTAGCCGTCTGTCTCACATTGAGCCTCAAAGTGAAACGTTTCAGGATAAAACTGGCTGATATAATATTGTTCTCGCTGAAGAACATCCCATCATTACAACAGGAACCTGCTCAATCTGATATCTGTAAGTCCACACAGCTctggttttatttttagatCAATGAGCCACAGATGGAGGAATAAAACAGCCCTGAGATGATCATGTGATAAAACTAAACTGCAGCGTTAAACTGATAATGGTTAGTGAGCGTAGAGCTCATTTACATCTGAGAGCTGATAATTATCATCCAGCTGACCACATGACAGACTGTGACACACTTATCATCCACgtggaggaagaaagagatcAGATACAGAAGAAGCAGCTGTTGGATAACGTCTCAAACTTTACTGACTCACTCATTTCATCCcgtctctgttttcatttcatgtcaGTTAAAATCAACTTTCTGAAGCTTTTCTGAGCAGCGTTCACTAACACACTGATCTGTTTctcctcagacctgctgcctcTGGACCTGCTGGCCAGAGCGCTGCCGAGCCCGGGACAAGCCCCGCCCACGCAGGTAGGACACCtgaggggatggagggaggggcgaACAGGTGAAAAGTGAGCGATGAAGGTATGAAGAGATACACGATAAATAATGAATCAATGAAATGATCAATCAGGTGCAGATGGTTCAGTCCAAAGGGTCCAGAGGTCTCCGATTGGCCGGCGCCATGGTGACAGCGCTGAGTTTCCCTTCCTCCCAGATCTTCACTAACTGTGACTACTTCCCTGCTGAGTTCTCATTGGTCGCCACCATCAAGACACCGAGACTGACACAGAAGGTGACCCAGGAGAACTGATTAGAACCTGGAGGAGTTAGATCCAGTGTGGTCCAGTCTGTTCTAacctgctcttcctctctctgtctccagagGAATGAGTACATCTTCTCTGTGGTGGAGGAGAGTTCTGATTCGCTGTTGCTTGGGTTACGTGTCTCAGAGAACCGCCTCCATTTTGTTGCAATGCCCCCCGGCGCTGGTGGGCGGAGTCGGCTGATCTTTAAGGACGTTGAACTGGATGATAACCGCTGGCACACGGTGGTTCTGGCCGTCACCGGACTGTACGCCACACTGACCGTCGACTGTGGACTGCCTCTGGAGCTGTGAGTCGCTGTCAGTCCAGTTTAGCCTGGTTCAGTTGAGTCCAGTTCAGACTGGTTCAGTTGAGTCCAGTTCAGACTGGTTCAGTTGAGTCCAGTTCAGACTGGTTCATAGTTTAGTCAGAAGCAAGACGACTGAGAGACTCAGACCGTGTTTGCTCTTCTGACAGAACAGACTGTCGTTAACTGGTTTTCTGTCTCCCAGTAAACAGGTCCGGCACTTCCCCAGCACTCTGAGCACCAGAGGGTCCAGGTTCTTCAtcggcagcaggaggaggatgaggggacGCTTCTCTGTGAGTCTGAGATCAGGATCAGGATTCAGTCAGACCTTCAGGGTCCTGCTGCCCGTTAAACCCACTcacatgttctctgtgttcaggGTTTACTGCGACAGCTCGTTCTGCTTCCTGGTTCAGATGCAACGCCCAGACTGTGTCCGACCTCTGACCCCAACCTGGCCGAGCTGTCCGTCCCCCAGGTCCTGAAGTCCACCCCTCTGCAGCCTGACCACCACGGGCCAGTTTACCCGTACGGTAAGGAGATTAAAGTGGCCAATAACCAGGAACCAGCAGCGGGCAGCAGTGGGTGGTAAACATCCTCCTGAGGACATCGTGATCTCTCTCTAAACTTCATTAAATCCACTTAGAAATCTGAGAAAAAAGACCATTCAGAACTTGCCTGAGAATTTTCATGATTTAAATTTTTGTTCAGTTTCAAAGTGATCTGGTGAAAGTTGTCTGGACAGCCATGAGCAcactgttagcatgttagcaggAGCTGCTATCAGCTCGTTCGGCACTCTGTGAGTTGAGATTAtttgataaaatgtaaaaaaaaaaacaaaaaaaaaaaacaggttaaaaATGGGACTTGGGTTGTAGTTGTTCTTGTTCTGTGGTTACACTGTCACACATGTTCAGAGTCGGATCAGGATCAGGTTCACATCCGGGCCCTCTGACCGCTCTTACCTTCAGTGTTGGTGGTTTTGGTTGTGATGGTATCAGTGATTCTGTAATCTGAGCTCCTGAATGACTGACAGGACGGAAGAGctgcttcctgtgtgtgtgtgtgtgtgtgtgtgtgtgtgagtgtgtgtgtgtgtgtgtgtgtgtgtgtgtgtgagtgtgtctgacAGACCATTACAGCTACAGgttttctgtttcactgtgtgtgtatgtctgagTGTAGGCATCAGTTTGATTGACAGTTGGGTCTCTGCTACTGTTTGATGTGtgtttccatgacaacagaGTCAGACAGGTGCTCACTATCAGctttaaaaacaccaacaccatacaggtgtgtgtgtgttattctgTCCACCTGCCCTTTGTGAAACACTTGACATATTTCAAGTCATTTAAATTGAATCTGATAATTCATGCAGAGAGACGTGAAGAAGACAGAACAGACTCTCATGTTGGAAATAAAACCCAGTGCTTAACGTTTAGCTGGTAAGCTAACATTTCATCCAGATATTGTTGGCTGTGTAAAAGTTTAGCTCATTAGTAAGAGAGTTTGTGTTTGAGGACGGAGGAAGAATGAGAACAGTCGGGACACAATTTGACAAACTGGGGGCTCGAAATGAGTTAGCCTGCtcgctaatgttagcataaCAGTCCCCCTTTGTTGGTAATGGATATACAATCCTAATAAATCTCATAAACCAACGGATTTCCTTTACTGTCTGAGTATTGAGCTGTGTAAGTCTTTTCTAAGCAGCCTTAGGCTCAGAGTATTAATGAAGTTCAGCGGACTGAACTCTGTGTCTGATATATCACAAACTCTGTCTCTTTAtgactcagttcatgtgaaccTGAATCATGCGAGTCGTCTGTGGTGTGTTTGATTTACGTACCTGCCCACAGCTGAGTGCACTACTAAGTCAACTTTACTTCAGGCACCAAACCTCTTTGTCAATTATTAATAAAGTAAAGTCTGGAGAAAACCAGCGGCCAAAGGTCATGCATCATGCTAACAGACtgaggctaaagctaacaggtcCCAGGTCATGCATCATGCTAACAGACtgaggctaaagctaacaggtcCCAGGTCATGCTTCATGCTAACAGACtgaggctaaagctaacaggtcATGAGATAAAGCTGTGTCTGACTGTGGTTTAACAGGACTGCTTTATATTCAGTCACAGAGACGTGATGCCGGCAGAGTTCAGTGTTTATTGTCCTGATGTGTCTTTGAGGTAATTCAGTGGTCGTTCTGTCTGCAGGCAGATTAAACCTCATCACCATCAGTCTGTTATCAGCTCTCTCCCTTCAGGTGATTCAGACTGATGTGTAATGATGTAAGAGTCTTCTCTCCTGTCAGCTTGTTATGAAGACGTGTGTTTGAAGGAGTGACGAAAACCTCCATTAGCTTCACTTCATTAACACAGTGAGCTGTCAGCTCAACCACACAGTCAGATTCAGTTACTGTTCAGATGCAGACGGTGAGAGACAGTCAGCTCTGTCACTGTGGGATTGTTCTGCTCAACAGGGACTTTCCATCACACTTAGTGATGTTTACCTGCACCTTCACCTGTCTGCAGTACTGCTGATGTACTCAAGTACAAATATGAGGTACTTATTTACATAAGTATTTACTTTTCatgctacttttttttactttgtgttttacTGAACTACATTtgtcagctgtggttgtaaTTGTAATTGTAGTGTTATCTTCAACATTCACGTGAAAAGTATGTAAGGTAGTTAGCTGATAGCTGAAAACACTTTAATCTGTCACTTAAACAAAACTAACTTATCATGATGATTATTTTACCACTTATTTATTGTATTAGCTGTTTATATATCTTATTTAATTATGTTCTATCTGTTCACTGTGTTATATTTGTGAAATGTCTACAGGCCAGCTCGGGGCCCCAAGCAATTGCTTGGTTTGCTTGCCTTCTCGCGACGGGCCTGTACACACGTATCATATTATAACACCATCTTTACTCGCGGTTGTtgcttgtgttgttgtgtttcagagGCAGAGGCCAGGGTGACTCTGGGAAATCCTCCTCCATGTTCAGGACCAGAACAGGGTCAGCTGTGGTTCAACGCTCAGAGGAAAGGTCTGTTCATCTGTGACGGACTCAGCTGGAGCGCACTGCTGCAGAGTAAGTCTAAAGATTTATATCTACAGTCTGTGACTGGATGGATTTGTAATCAAACAGAGTGTGAGATGAAATGACTGATTTATTTCACATCCACATCAAACCCAACATTTTTCAGGGAATAGAAAAAGTTAAGTAGGAAGTGAAATCAGATTCAGTCGACTTGCAGACGTCAGCAGATACTCCAATACTCTGAAACATTAGTTCACCAGAAGTATCTTGAGTGAGTTACTTCATTATGAGACAAATACTGTTGTGATTTAATCAGAAGTTCATATTATGAAAGAATACATGTTTGAGAATAAATGTAAACTCTGATCACAGGTCAAAGAAATGTTGCTGGAGGCTGATGACACCTAACACATCAGAATAAAgattaaataacaataatagaaTCTACATGTGTCACACTGCATCTTCTTTGTTGTAAACACTGTAcagctgttttcattttaaaacagatattttacatatttcttGTTCTTGCCTACTTATAGTTCTTAATGTTTGCACCACTCTACTGTAACTGTTACACACTGTAAAGGCCACAGTTTGTACTCAGTGCTGTAAAACACAGCAAAAGTCAAGAAGCCCTGTTGCATTAAATGTGTAGCACAAGGTAAAATACTGGTGCTTCTACTACATACGTGTCCTCGGTGGTCTCGTGTTCACTGCAGATGAGGAGCGTTTGGATTACGTGGAGGACTACCAGGATCTGTACACCAGCTCAGAAACCTTTGACGTTGAGGTCTTCTCCATCCCGTCTGAAGGCCTCTTCATGGCTGCAGCCAACAGgttcacaaagacaaagactcAAATATGTCTCATGTAAGAACGGGACCGGATTATTCACCACATATCTCTCATAAATCCTCCTGCAGGGACTCGCGGCCCGGTTCTGGGATCTACAAATGGACGGACGGGTCGTTCCAGCTGTACCAGAACATCAGCACTCAGGAGGCTCGAGCCTGGAAACATTTCACCATCGACAACAaggtgagagctgctccagctcgTAAACGTCTCGTTACTGCTGGACTGAATATTACCAACAGATTAATCCTGACGCTAAATTCCAACATGAAACAAATATGAACGTTATTTATGTCAGTATGCTGCATGTTTACAGGTTTACAGGTTTATGGACTTGTTGTTGCTCCAGATTAATAAAATACAGACTTGACATGAAAAACATTCCACTTACAATCTGAGTAACTCTGTGATTCTTAAGAGCCACCTCTAGTCCTGAAAGGGGCCTTGaagtctgtctttctttgttttataaatgaacTAACGTTTGAATGAACATGAAACATTGAGGAGTATTGACGaggtgagagctgctccagcttcaAACGGTTTGTAACCTCAGGACAGCGTTCTCCTTCAGATTACAATTACACATCACAAACAAGTGATAGGAGACACTGATTCACAATCTTTATTAAaccaaaagtaaaaagtagtaGAAAAAACCGAAacgacagaaaacaacaaacctATACAATAATTTGAAATACAGCTGACTggtgttttaatgtgaaacatctGCATAGAGCTCCATAATCACAACTGGTGCTCTGCAGAAGCTGACCAACTGTTTTGACCTTTCAGTATTTTAACACTGTgttgctaatgttgctaatgttgctaatgttaCCGGTTCTTAGAAGGAGACAAGAAACTGATTTACTGAACCAAGTGAAAAATTAAGATAAAACAGGAAACGGCAACAAAACAACTGAGACTATGTCCTTCCATTACACCATGGATGACAATGTAACTTTCAGGAATATATTGTCCTCTTTTtgtcctctgtttgacctctgtttgacctctgacctctgtttgacctctgtttgtcgtctgtttgtcctctgtcctgtttgtcctctgtttgtcctctgtccGTCCTCTGTCCGtcctctgtttgtcctctgacctctgtttgacctctgtttgtcctctgtttgtcctctgtttgtcctctgtccGTCCTCTGTCCgtcctctgtttgacctctgtttgtcctctgacctctgtttgacctctgtttgtcctctgtttgacctctgtttgtcttctgtttgacctctgtttgtcctctgtcctgtccgtcctctgtctgtcctctgtttgtcctctgtttgtcctctgtttgaACTCTGACCTCTGTTTGatctctgtttgtcctctgtttgacctctgtttgtcctctgtcctgtttgacctctgtttgacctctgtttgtcctctgtttgacctctgtttgtcctctgtttgacctctgtttgtgctctgtttgacctctgtttgacctctgtttgtcctctgtccTGTTTGACCTCTTTTTGacctctgtttgtcctctgtttgacctctgtttgtcctctgtttgacctctgtttgacctctgtttgacctctgtttgtcctctgtttgacctctgtttgtcctctgtttgtcctctgtttgacctctgtcctgtctgtcctctgtttgacctctgtttgtcctctgtttgtcctctgtcctctgtttgacctctgtcctctgtttgacctctgtttgacctctgtcctgtttgacctctgtttgacctctgtttgtcctctgtttgacctctgtttgtgctctgtttgacctctgtcctctgtttgacctctgtttgtcctctgtcctgtttgacctctgtttgacctctgtttgtcctctgtttgacctctgtttgacctctgtttgtcctctgtttgacctctgtttgtcctctgtttgacctctgtttgtgctctgtttgacctctgtttgtcctctgtttgtcctctgtttgacctctgtttgtcctctgtttgacctctgtcctgtctgtcctctgtttgacctctgtttgtcctctgtcctctgtttgtcctctgtcctgtttgacctctgtttgacctctgtttgtcctctgtttgacctctgtttgtcctctgtttgacctctgtttgtgctctgtttgacctctgtttgacctctATTTGTCCTCTTCCCTCTGTTTGACCTGTGtcctctgtttgtcctctgtttgtcctctgtttgacctctgtttgacctctgtttgacctctgtttGACCTGTgacctgtgacctctgacctgtgacGTGTGGTTGACTCGTAACTCTGAAGCTTTTATCTGCTCAGGATGATTTGAGACTCAGAGACTTTTAAAGGTCAAAGacaaaccaaagagaaagagactgaGTTGTTTGTTGTGCTCACATTGTGTTGGTTTAGTTTGTTCAGTGTTGAGACAGGTGTGAACATTAAGCTCTGCAGGTCGACAGGTCGACAGGTCGACAGTACGACGTCTCATTACAGCAGAGCAGCACGTTGAAAAACAGGGAAATACTACAGCCTCAaatacagtttatttaaaaaaagaacagactCAGACTGAAAGTGTCTTTGGATTTTATTTGTCCTGAGAGATAAAAGTTGAAGTCTCTTTTTTCTTGGACAGATTTTCCTCGTGGTGGCGAACTCCCGGGAGTCGGAGCCTGAGCTGTCAATCATCTATAAGTGGAATCAGCGGCGGCGGCGTTTCCTCCGTCACCAGAATCTGGAGACTCACTCAGCTGTGGACTGGGAGGCCTTTCAAATCCACAACCACAGCTTCCTGGTGGTAGCCAATCACAGACGAGGTAAACAGCCACTGTCAGGCCTGCTCCACATGTATATGGGTTCTCTGTAGAACAGGGTATGAGGAACCCGGCCGCTGGGACCAGCTGTCTGATCCGTGTGTTACTGAGCTGAGTCCGTTCACTCGGaacaaagtcaaacatgttCCAAAACCTGCTGTGATATTCAAGAGCAGGATGAAGTTTTATTGACATCGTTAACATCAaacacacctccacctgctgtgtgtgtgtgtgtgtgtgtgtgtgtgtgctgtgaagATAAAACACTCACTGATCTGAgctgaaaagaaggaaagattGTTTATGATCTGACCATCTGAAAGAAAacgatggagagagaaagaaagaaagaaagaaagaaagaaagaaagaaagaaagaaagaaagagagcagaTGCAGGTGTACTGTGGttaggtcacacacacacacacacacacacacacacacacactcatttaaaggaacagtgcaaCATGTTGGCAGATCTTCTCCAGCATCATCTCAGAAGTTGGATTTGTTGGAAGTCAATTGATTTCCATTTGTGGAGGTgaaccttttattttgaaggatttGTGCTTTCATTTAGTCGCttcttgttttaatttcataaatattattcaaaaaaacagtgtgtgtgttaaaataaattaattagaGTATTACTGCCATAAGAACATTGTTGGTCCCCTCCCTGCATAACGATGTGGACGAGTCACTGATGTGTTGTTTACATTTAAGCTGATTAAAGTGTCCCTGTGTGTCCTTCAGCCAGAGACTCAAACCACAACATCCACAGTGTGATCTACAGGTGGGACCCAAACACAAAGGTAACACTGTCCTCTGTCCAGAATCatgtcaaaccaaaaaagagGACACGTCTAAGTCTGCATTGTGTCCCAACTTTCACATGCTGTCCTCTCCTGGCTCTTCTTATCCTCTCCTGACTCTTCTTGTCCTTCTCTGgctcttcttgtcctctcctaGCTCTTCTGGTCCTCTCCTgactcttcttgtcctctcccGGCCCTTCTTGTCCTCTCCCGACACTTCTTGTCCTTCTCTGgctcttcttgtcctctcctaGCTCTTCTGGTCCTCTCCTgactcttcttgtcctctcctgACTCTTCTTATCCTCTCCCGgctcttcttgtcctctcccGACTCTTCCCGTCCTCTCCCGGCTCTTCTTATCCTCTCCCGACTCTTCTTATCCTCTCCCGGCTCTTCTTATCCTCTCCGGACTCTTCTTATCCTCTCCTGgctcttcttgtcctctcccGACTGTTCTTGTCCTTCTCTGGAtcttcttgtcctctcctaGCTCTTCTTATCCCCTCCTGgctcttcttgtcctctccgggctcttcttgtcctctcccGACTCTTCTTGTCCTTCTCTGGCTCTTTTTGTCCTCTCCTGACTCTTCTTATCCTCTCCCGgctcttcttgtcctctcccGACTCTTCCCGTCCTCTCACGGCCCTTCTTGTCCTCCCCgactcttcttgtcctctcccgactcttcttgtcctctcctgactcttcttgtcctcttctgactcttcttgtcctctcctgACTCTTCCCGTCCTCTTCTgactcttcttgtcctctcccgactcttcttgtcctctcccgactcttcctgtcctctcctggCTCTTCTTATCCTCTCTGgactcttcttgtcctctcctgACTCTTCTTATCCTCTCCCGgctcttcttgtcctctcccggctcttcctgtcctctcccCTGGCTCTTCTTATCCTCTCCGGACTCTTCTTATCCTCTCCGGACTCTTCTTATCCTCTCCCGGCTCTCCTTATCCTCTCCCGGCTCTTCTTGTCCTCTACCGAGTCTTCTTGTCCTTCTCTGgctcttcttgtcctctcctaGCTCTTCTTATCCTCTCCTGGCTCTTCTTATCCTCTCCCGgctcttcttgtcctctcccgactcttcttgtccttctctggctcttcttgtcctctcctaGCTCCTCTTGTCCTCTCCCGACTCTCCCTGTCCTCTCACGGCCCTTCTTGTCCTCCCCCgactcttcttgtcctctcccgactcttcttgtcctctcctgACTCTTCCCGTCCTCTTCTGACTCCCTAGTCCTCTCCTGACTCTTCCGTCCTCTTCTgactcttcttgtcctctcccGACTGTTCTTGTCCTCTCCCAACTCTTCCCGTCCTCTCCTGGCTCTTCTTATCCTCTCCGGACTCTTCTTATCCTCTCCGGgctcttcttgtcctctcccgactcttcttgtccttctctggctcttcttgtcctctcctaGCTCTTCTTATCCCCTCCTGGCTCTTCTTATCCTCTCCTGgctcttcttgtcctctcccgactcttcttgtccttctctggctcttcttgtcctctcctaGCTCTTCTTGTCATCTCCTGACTCTTCTTATCCTCTCCCGgctcttcttgtcctctcccGATTCTTCCCGTCCTCTCACGGCCCATCTTGTCCTCCCCGActcttcctgtcctctcctgactcttcttgtcctctcctgACTCTTCCCGTCCTCTTCTgactcttcttgtcctctcctgACTCTTCCCGTCCTCTTCTgactcttcttgtcctctcctgACTCTTCCCGTCCTCTTCTGACTCCCTAGTCCTCTCCTGACTCTTCCCGTCCTCTTCTgactcttcttgtcctctcccgactcttcttgtcctctcccGACTCTTCCCGTCCTCTCCTGGCTCTTCTTATCCTCTCCGGACTCTTCTTATCCTCTCCGGGCTCTTCTTATCCTCTCCCGGCTCTTCTTATCCTCTCCCGgctcttcttgtcctctcccgactcttcttgtccttctctggctcttcttgtcctctcctgGCTCTTCTTATCCTCTCCCGGCTCTTCTTATCCTTTCCCGgc encodes the following:
- the LOC115578216 gene encoding thrombospondin-type laminin G domain and EAR repeat-containing protein, which produces MLVCRAPLLTWVLLTWVLLAAGVQSQSWRPCTDLLPLDLLARALPSPGQAPPTQVQMVQSKGSRGLRLAGAMVTALSFPSSQIFTNCDYFPAEFSLVATIKTPRLTQKRNEYIFSVVEESSDSLLLGLRVSENRLHFVAMPPGAGGRSRLIFKDVELDDNRWHTVVLAVTGLYATLTVDCGLPLELKQVRHFPSTLSTRGSRFFIGSRRRMRGRFSGLLRQLVLLPGSDATPRLCPTSDPNLAELSVPQVLKSTPLQPDHHGPVYPYEAEARVTLGNPPPCSGPEQGQLWFNAQRKGLFICDGLSWSALLQNEERLDYVEDYQDLYTSSETFDVEVFSIPSEGLFMAAANRDSRPGSGIYKWTDGSFQLYQNISTQEARAWKHFTIDNKIFLVVANSRESEPELSIIYKWNQRRRRFLRHQNLETHSAVDWEAFQIHNHSFLVVANHRRARDSNHNIHSVIYRWDPNTKLFEVNQTLSTSGAYDWEFFSVGPYHFLVVANTFDGRTTTISSTVYVWLDGCFQTFQSIPTVGATDWETFQIDGRFFLAVANSQKVSDRGPSLYTINSTVYELNTFTQTFIRFQDILTHSAVDWEFFTIGEEKFLVVANSHDGSSYSLNSVVYRWQGYEGFVPVHSLPTFGCRDWEHFNTEEGSFLIYSSATSRLSKVFKLRTY